The proteins below come from a single Aegilops tauschii subsp. strangulata cultivar AL8/78 chromosome 6, Aet v6.0, whole genome shotgun sequence genomic window:
- the LOC109749317 gene encoding calcium-dependent protein kinase 26, with amino-acid sequence MGNSCHGSIVPAAGDGRHHYRTSCSSSDWDSDSSSPVLDRAPHRNTIMGRGAGHQHQLSSPTAVLGHQTPLLRDLYDVGRKLGQGQFGTTYLCTEISTGVAFACKSIAKRKLLTPEDVEDVRREIQIMHHLAGHDSVVTIKGAYEDAQFVHIVMELCEGGELFDRIVQRGYFSERRAAEIARVIVGVVEACHSLGVMHRDLKPENFLLKDKEENNNNNNNNGSGNSANEPAGDKVNLKAIDFGLSVFFKPGQIFTDVVGSPYYVAPEVLCKHYGPEADVWTAGVIVYILLSGVPPFWAETQQGIFDAVLKGAIDFDSDPWPNISDGAKDLIRKMLKSPPAERFTAHQVLCHPWIIENGEAPDAPLDPAVLSRLKQFSAMNRLKKMALRVIARGLSEEELAGLKEMFKTMDTDGSGAITFEELREGLRRYGSTELRDSEVRDLMEAADVDNSGTIDYDEFIAATVHMNKLDREEHLMAAFSYFDKDGSGYITVDELEVACREHNMADVGIDDIIREVDQDNDGRIDYGEFVAMMKKGIIGNGRLTMRHTSDGSILHGAGSGLSS; translated from the exons ATGGGCAACTCGTGCCACGGCTCCATCGTTCCCGCGGCCGGTGACGGCCGCCACCACTACCGCACCAGCTGCAGCAGCTCCGACTGGGACTCCGACTCCTCCTCCCCCGTCCTCGACCGCGCGCCGCACCGCAACACCATCATGGGCCGCGGCGCCGGCCACCAGCACCAGCTCTCCTCCCCGACGGCCGTGCTGGGCCACCAAACCCCGCTGCTGCGCGACCTCTACGACGTCGGCCGCAAGCTCGGGCAGGGCCAGTTCGGCACCACCTACCTCTGCACCGAGATCTCAACCGGCGTCGCCTTCGCCTGCAAGTCCATCGCCAAGCGCAAGCTGCTGACCCCGGAGGACGTGGAGGACGTGCGGCGCGAGATCCAGATCATGCACCACCTTGCCGGCCACGACAGCGTGGTCACCATCAAGGGCGCGTACGAGGACGCGCAGTTCGTGCACATCGTCATGGAGCTCTGCGAGGGCGGCGAGCTCTTCGACCGCATCGTCCAGCGCGGCTACTTCTCCGAGCGCCGCGCCGCCGAGATCGCCCGCGTCATCGTCGGCGTCGTCGAGGCCTGCCACTCGCTCGGGGTCATGCACCGCGACCTCAAGCCCGAGAACTTTCTCTTGAAAGACAAGGAGGagaataacaacaacaacaacaacaatggcTCCGGCAATAGTGCTAATGAACCGGCGGGCGACAAGGTCAACCTCAAGGCCATCGACTTCGGCCTCTCCGTCTTCTTCAAGCCCGGCCAGATCTTCACTGACGTCGTGGGCAGCCCCTACTATGTCGCGCCCGAGGTGCTCTGCAAGCACTACGGCCCCGAGGCCGACGTGTGGACCGCCGGCGTCATCGTCTACATCCTGCTGTCCGGCGTGCCGCCCTTCTGGGCCGAGACGCAGCAGGGCATCTTCGACGCCGTGCTCAAGGGCGCCATCGACTTCGACTCCGACCCGTGGCCCAACATCTCCGACGGCGCCAAGGACCTCATCCGGAAGATGCTCAAGTCGCCGCCGGCGGAGCGGTTCACGGCGCACCAG GTGTTGTGCCACCCATGGATCATCGAGAACGGCGAGGCCCCCGACGCGCCGCTGGACCCTGCTGTGCTCTCCAGGCTCAAGCAGTTCTCAGCCATGAACCGGTTGAAGAAGATGGCTTTACGTGTGATCGCGCGCGGGCTGTCAGAGGAGGAGTTGGCCGGGCTCAAGGAGATGTTCAAGACCATGGACACGGACGGCAGCGGTGCCATCACATTCGAGGAGCTCCGGGAGGGGCTGCGCCGTTACGGGTCCACCGAGCTCAGGGACTCGGAGGTGCGGGACCTCATGGAGGCCGCTGACGTGGACAACAGCGGCACCATCGATTACGACGAGTTCATCGCCGCCACCGTGCACATGAACAAGCTGGACCGCGAGGAGCACCTCATGGCGGCATTCTCCTACTTCGACAAGGATGGCAGCGGGTACATCACCGTCGACGAGCTGGAGGTGGCGTGTCGCGAGCACAACATGGCCGACGTCGGCATCGACGACATCATCAGGGAGGTCGACCAGGACAAT GATGGTCGGATCGACTATGGGGAGTTCGTGGCCATGATGAAGAAGGGGATCATCGGCAACGGCAGGCTTACCATGAGGCACACCTCCGACGGTAGCATCCTCCATGGAGCAGGCAGCGGCCTCAGCAGCTAG